Proteins found in one Mucilaginibacter gracilis genomic segment:
- a CDS encoding winged helix-turn-helix transcriptional regulator: protein MKGMTEEQAMRYLQDTLFVVGGKWKLPILRAIHSGNYRFRDIQRSLPLITTRVLSKELKHLEENKLVIRTVYHAPLAVEYKVPNYMHSLLPVIKEMILWGQNHRKKISDK from the coding sequence ATGAAAGGAATGACGGAGGAACAGGCAATGAGGTATTTACAAGATACCTTATTCGTCGTTGGCGGTAAATGGAAGCTCCCCATATTGAGAGCCATACACAGCGGAAATTACCGCTTTCGTGATATACAACGAAGTTTGCCCTTGATTACGACCAGGGTGTTATCAAAAGAATTAAAACATCTGGAAGAGAACAAGTTAGTGATCAGAACGGTTTATCACGCTCCGCTTGCCGTTGAATACAAAGTACCGAATTATATGCATTCCCTATTGCCTGTTATTAAAGAAATGATCTTATGGGGGCAAAACCACAGAAAGAAAATTAGTGATAAATGA
- a CDS encoding fibrobacter succinogenes major paralogous domain-containing protein: protein MDKNTAIINDIDGNIYHTISIGTQVWMVENLKTTRYNDGTEIPLIVDTAEAWYKLNSPGYCWYDDQETNNGATGALYNWHAVNTGKLSPKGWHVPTEKDWSLLAEFLGGETVAGGKMKVTGTVSWSGPNTGATNSSGFTALYSSFRGQSGFIPSSNGTLLFWSSTAYDDVDAWAWYLRSDSEALGSNHGGKYHGFSVRCLKD, encoded by the coding sequence ATGGATAAGAACACAGCGATCATTAACGATATTGACGGTAATATTTATCATACCATATCCATCGGAACACAGGTATGGATGGTAGAAAATCTAAAAACCACCAGATACAACGATGGCACGGAGATCCCATTGATAGTTGACACGGCTGAGGCTTGGTATAAACTGAATTCACCAGGCTATTGCTGGTACGATGATCAGGAGACGAATAATGGAGCTACAGGCGCATTGTATAACTGGCACGCTGTAAATACCGGCAAACTTTCCCCCAAAGGCTGGCACGTCCCAACCGAGAAGGACTGGTCATTATTGGCAGAATTTCTTGGTGGCGAAACTGTAGCGGGCGGAAAAATGAAAGTAACAGGTACGGTATCCTGGTCAGGCCCGAACACAGGCGCAACAAATTCAAGCGGATTCACCGCTTTATACAGCAGTTTTCGTGGCCAAAGCGGATTTATTCCTTCAAGCAATGGCACTTTACTATTTTGGAGTAGCACCGCGTATGACGATGTGGATGCCTGGGCGTGGTATTTGCGATCCGACAGTGAAGCATTAGGCAGCAACCACGGCGGAAAGTATCACGGCTTTTCTGTGCGCTGCCTGAAAGATTAG
- a CDS encoding FecR family protein, producing the protein MAGLFGYRQLYSAKDLHITYTTISTKAGERKTVILPDSTHISLNNVSAIRFADNFDGKTRAVTLTGEAFFEVRHDATRPFIVSTGQLHIQVLGTSFDVRAFPDEAQAKVTVASGKVGVYSTQHKTATQMLLPGQQLTYNGTTATYSTSQVNPDDQHAWQQGILILKSENLREIARQLERWYNVRISIPDTRLQQEQFNIKQNNESLDHVLASLSLSGDGFHYRIKGRQVQIW; encoded by the coding sequence ATGGCAGGTCTTTTCGGCTACAGGCAATTATACTCTGCAAAAGACTTGCACATCACTTATACTACGATCAGCACAAAGGCCGGCGAACGCAAGACCGTCATCCTCCCTGATAGCACCCATATCAGTTTAAATAACGTATCTGCCATTCGATTCGCCGACAACTTCGATGGGAAGACCCGGGCCGTCACCCTAACCGGTGAGGCTTTTTTCGAGGTACGCCATGATGCTACGCGCCCGTTCATCGTTAGCACGGGCCAATTGCATATCCAGGTATTAGGCACCTCCTTTGACGTGAGAGCATTCCCCGATGAAGCGCAGGCCAAAGTGACCGTCGCCTCCGGTAAAGTTGGCGTATATAGTACCCAGCACAAAACAGCTACGCAAATGCTGCTGCCCGGGCAGCAGCTTACCTATAACGGTACCACGGCAACGTATAGCACCAGTCAGGTCAACCCAGACGATCAGCACGCCTGGCAACAGGGCATCCTCATCCTCAAAAGCGAAAACCTGCGGGAGATCGCCCGGCAACTCGAACGCTGGTACAACGTCAGAATCAGTATACCGGACACCAGGCTGCAACAGGAGCAATTCAATATCAAACAAAATAACGAAAGCCTTGACCATGTTCTGGCCTCACTGAGCCTTTCCGGCGACGGCTTCCATTACCGGATCAAAGGCAGGCAGGTACAGATCTGGTAA
- a CDS encoding helix-turn-helix domain-containing protein encodes MKQSGDTFLGRVRSVKMVDGCGVMPTLYSADKELEEWHSHEQASISLLVRGGHDEYLYGKYHKRQPGDLKFIPAGEVHRCDRYQPGTLKINLSFRPGILAEHAEDRLDSLLSTKLNSKFLLLQLYHALEDPAVETQASAQLLLTALLHPEGKREGYTPAWVMQLKELLQDEWSACYDLGELSQKVGVHPVTISRYFPVYFSTTLGEYMCKLKIERALPLLGDGKLSLTDIAYQCGFADHAHFTRTFKAVTGYLPKQFRKI; translated from the coding sequence ATGAAGCAAAGCGGTGATACATTCCTTGGCCGTGTGCGGTCCGTGAAGATGGTCGATGGCTGCGGCGTGATGCCCACGCTTTATTCAGCCGATAAGGAGCTGGAGGAATGGCATAGCCATGAACAAGCCAGTATCAGCCTGCTGGTCAGAGGTGGGCACGACGAATATCTTTACGGTAAATATCACAAGCGGCAACCCGGCGATCTGAAATTTATCCCCGCAGGAGAGGTTCATCGGTGCGATCGCTATCAGCCGGGAACATTGAAGATCAATCTATCGTTCCGGCCCGGTATATTAGCAGAACATGCGGAAGACCGGCTGGATAGCCTCCTCAGTACAAAACTTAATTCTAAATTTCTGCTGCTTCAGCTTTACCATGCGCTGGAGGACCCGGCGGTTGAAACGCAGGCTTCGGCGCAGTTGCTGCTGACGGCTTTGCTACACCCGGAAGGGAAAAGAGAAGGCTATACGCCAGCATGGGTAATGCAATTGAAGGAGTTATTGCAGGATGAATGGTCTGCCTGCTATGATCTCGGGGAACTGTCCCAAAAGGTAGGTGTACACCCCGTCACGATCTCCCGCTACTTCCCGGTCTATTTCTCTACTACTTTAGGTGAATACATGTGTAAGCTGAAAATCGAGCGGGCCTTACCGCTGCTCGGCGATGGAAAGCTGTCGCTGACCGACATCGCTTATCAATGCGGCTTCGCCGACCATGCCCATTTCACCCGCACCTTCAAAGCGGTAACCGGTTATCTGCCGAAACAATTCCGGAAAATTTAA
- a CDS encoding M3 family metallopeptidase, with protein sequence MLRTRFYWLALVLCVNAAPAAAQSFDPFDGHSTAFRASPERYFSSPAKELEQRKRLLDKTAVFTKNEPWTPAMLDDQLALYEKLLVSLNRHYAYFQLLGYRDKRDTAARSAKDQVDQLIDSLDRYTAGQLRRPLFSVQADNKAYRYHYLLQKTRSDAEHELNPVPAAIAARLSDPLIQRLTDRYDNLMDDIRAPDLLLPDGQKLNPVTNRNKVLQYPDAAVRARGMKAYYNAYSAHAELLAGTLIDITASKNELAQLRGFKSSPEATYARRLQLPEDSVRVMLRQMMGLAAVLKNYQRVQATQVKLINGLDTVHSWDMSLPSGYSFQQLPFGQVKALTLRAFLPLGKPYQHLFAWLLDPANGALDIAAGPDRVNENTSVGYPGVPVTLYMKSYGGSLGEVLRLSHEGGHAIHMRLMSEAGIVPSYAAGPSFLFEAYAMLNELLVLDELQQQATTAKAKAFYTQAFLDKLSLEIFTAAEEGSFEQGLYDGVAAGRMHDRKDVDSLYAGIMGRYDLFFQAEPERRSEWINKRLVFDDPLYNVNYLYAMLLTCRLYEQAHRDPTDFGRRYAALLRNGFDASADELIRKFMGFGLDNQALLRSALELMQQRTKELASLYKELNLEKD encoded by the coding sequence ATGTTACGGACACGTTTTTATTGGCTGGCTTTGGTGCTTTGCGTGAATGCTGCGCCCGCTGCGGCACAATCATTTGACCCTTTCGACGGGCATTCAACCGCCTTCCGGGCCAGTCCGGAACGTTATTTCAGCAGCCCGGCCAAAGAGCTGGAACAGCGGAAGCGCTTACTGGATAAGACAGCTGTTTTCACGAAAAACGAACCCTGGACGCCTGCCATGCTGGACGATCAACTGGCGCTTTACGAAAAGCTGCTGGTTTCCCTGAACAGGCACTACGCTTATTTTCAGTTGCTGGGCTACCGGGACAAACGGGATACAGCGGCAAGGAGCGCCAAAGATCAAGTGGATCAGTTAATAGACAGCCTGGACCGGTATACGGCAGGGCAATTGCGCAGGCCGCTTTTTAGCGTGCAGGCCGATAATAAGGCCTACCGCTATCATTATTTACTGCAAAAAACACGTTCGGATGCGGAACACGAGCTGAATCCTGTCCCTGCGGCTATCGCTGCCAGGCTCAGCGATCCGCTGATCCAAAGGCTGACGGACAGGTATGATAACCTGATGGACGATATCAGGGCACCCGACCTGTTACTGCCCGACGGGCAAAAACTGAATCCTGTCACTAACCGTAATAAGGTATTACAGTACCCGGATGCGGCGGTTCGTGCCCGCGGCATGAAAGCGTATTATAATGCCTATAGCGCGCATGCGGAGCTATTGGCGGGTACACTGATCGATATTACCGCTTCAAAAAATGAGCTGGCGCAGTTAAGGGGGTTTAAAAGCTCCCCGGAGGCCACCTATGCCCGCCGCCTGCAACTGCCGGAAGACAGCGTCCGGGTTATGCTCCGGCAAATGATGGGCCTTGCGGCAGTGCTGAAGAACTACCAGCGGGTGCAGGCTACCCAGGTTAAATTGATTAACGGGCTGGATACCGTACACAGCTGGGATATGTCGTTGCCGTCCGGCTACAGCTTTCAGCAGCTGCCCTTCGGGCAGGTGAAAGCCTTAACGCTCCGGGCGTTCCTGCCTTTGGGCAAACCTTACCAGCATCTATTTGCCTGGCTGCTGGACCCGGCCAACGGGGCGCTGGATATAGCCGCCGGACCGGACAGGGTCAATGAAAATACGTCAGTGGGCTACCCCGGTGTCCCGGTGACTTTGTATATGAAAAGTTACGGCGGCAGCCTTGGGGAAGTTTTAAGGCTTTCCCACGAGGGCGGCCATGCCATTCACATGCGACTGATGAGTGAGGCCGGTATCGTTCCTTCCTATGCCGCAGGGCCAAGTTTCCTTTTTGAAGCCTATGCCATGCTCAACGAGTTATTGGTACTGGATGAATTGCAGCAGCAGGCCACCACTGCCAAAGCCAAGGCATTTTATACCCAGGCTTTCCTCGATAAGCTTTCCCTGGAAATATTTACCGCTGCCGAAGAAGGCAGTTTCGAACAGGGCCTTTATGACGGCGTGGCTGCCGGGCGCATGCATGACCGCAAGGATGTGGACAGTTTATATGCGGGCATCATGGGGCGCTATGACCTGTTTTTTCAGGCAGAGCCGGAACGACGGAGCGAGTGGATCAATAAACGCCTGGTATTTGACGACCCGTTGTACAATGTCAACTACCTGTATGCGATGCTGCTTACCTGCCGACTTTATGAGCAGGCGCACCGTGATCCTACTGATTTCGGGCGGCGTTACGCGGCCTTACTGCGGAATGGTTTTGATGCGTCCGCAGATGAATTGATCCGGAAGTTTATGGGTTTCGGCCTGGACAACCAAGCCCTGCTCAGGAGTGCGCTGGAGCTGATGCAACAACGCACCAAAGAACTGGCCTCGTTATATAAAGAACTTAACCTGGAAAAAGATTAA
- a CDS encoding serine hydrolase has translation MIDTLIERSHRLGLFTGNVLVIDHGKELYRKAIGAADASGKSYLTDQYRFHIGSIAKEFNAVSIMMLQEQGKLSIDDPITKYLDGLPGWADKISIRNLLQYSSGLPDLQWKTITSDALAMDAIKQAVKPDFAPGTQYAYNNSNTLLQRQIVARVSGRSFASFVTQNILRPLKMSASLVDPDDAAPLMAKSYTNALVQAPLVSAISGWTAVTMDDFYKWEQSLEQFKLISPASTKILLTPFASGKQCGLGGGEMAGDQLGKHTHDGTAMQYQALLTADVKQGRTVILLTNNRQNSLYDINAAIQNILGGQTYVQPKKQLITAWQDKLDTASVAGLIKAYQELKAKYPNDYNFNEPALNVVGYTLLGKKRYDSAIAVFEYNTILFPHSGNAFDSLAEAYFNQGDKAKSLLNYERALELDPSNAGAKEKINSLRQQK, from the coding sequence TGATCGATACACTCATCGAGCGCTCCCACCGGCTGGGTTTATTCACCGGGAATGTGCTGGTGATCGATCACGGAAAAGAGCTGTACCGCAAAGCGATAGGCGCTGCTGATGCTTCCGGCAAAAGCTATTTGACAGATCAATACAGGTTCCATATCGGCTCGATCGCCAAAGAGTTCAACGCGGTGTCCATCATGATGCTGCAGGAACAGGGAAAGCTATCCATCGATGACCCGATTACCAAATACCTGGACGGACTGCCGGGCTGGGCGGATAAAATTAGCATCAGGAACCTGTTACAATACAGCAGCGGCCTGCCGGACCTCCAATGGAAAACGATCACCAGTGATGCTCTGGCTATGGATGCCATCAAACAGGCGGTCAAGCCTGACTTTGCGCCGGGTACACAATACGCCTATAATAACAGCAATACTTTATTACAGCGCCAGATCGTGGCTAGGGTAAGCGGCAGGAGTTTCGCCAGCTTCGTGACACAAAATATACTCCGGCCCCTGAAAATGAGCGCCTCACTGGTTGATCCGGACGATGCTGCGCCACTGATGGCTAAATCCTATACCAACGCACTGGTACAAGCCCCGCTGGTATCGGCTATCTCCGGCTGGACAGCGGTTACGATGGATGATTTTTACAAATGGGAACAAAGCCTGGAGCAATTCAAACTGATCAGTCCCGCTTCCACCAAAATCCTGCTGACGCCATTTGCATCCGGCAAGCAATGCGGTTTAGGTGGCGGTGAAATGGCTGGCGATCAACTCGGTAAACACACGCATGACGGCACGGCGATGCAATACCAGGCTTTGCTGACCGCCGACGTAAAGCAGGGTCGTACCGTGATCTTACTGACCAATAACCGGCAAAACAGCCTGTACGACATCAACGCGGCTATACAAAATATACTCGGTGGTCAAACTTATGTACAGCCGAAGAAGCAGTTGATTACGGCCTGGCAGGACAAACTGGATACGGCAAGCGTAGCCGGATTGATCAAAGCTTATCAGGAATTGAAAGCCAAATATCCCAACGATTACAACTTCAATGAACCGGCGCTGAACGTGGTCGGCTATACTTTATTGGGTAAGAAACGCTATGACAGCGCTATCGCGGTTTTTGAATACAATACCATCTTGTTCCCCCATTCCGGCAACGCTTTTGACAGCCTGGCGGAAGCTTACTTCAATCAGGGCGACAAGGCTAAATCCCTGCTTAATTACGAACGTGCACTGGAACTGGACCCCTCCAATGCGGGGGCTAAAGAAAAGATCAATAGCCTTCGACAGCAAAAATGA
- a CDS encoding TonB-dependent receptor, protein MMRLTFMVIIFLLSLTCTLLAFSGNAQDMDKANISVNLKKARLGEVLDELEKLSGFSFTYPTRMANISPVSIQVKDQSLKEILQILAQANKLKFTRINQMISVSEVSAPATPGKISGKVLDEKGEPLPGATIKVTETGTAIQSNVDGTYQFSMPPGSYTIEVSYISYQAKRVTGVLVTEGKLTQLDIAMQPAKNSLNEVVVTSGYKKASVEGLYARQKNNAAFTDGISAEQIGRTPDKNIGESLKRISGVSTIDNKYVVVRGLGERYNGAMLNGQLMPSTELNRKQFSFDIIPSSLVDNVVVSKTITPDMSAEFGGGLVAVNTKAIPTENFLSVTVGESVNDHTTGKRFRSLKLEGQEYWGGLSDHRKLFGTFDWKNTGEILALGKFETRNNVNYLKNNSEFNNNWGLSEFNPAPSPNFQLAYGHLFPKAGEDGKIGIIASASYRNTLQTQDIQMSRDGFANDSTGTFTGKRYGFTTNIGALAGVGYTNSHTKISLQSMYLRTLDQQLILGQGAHGDNGYQAALYDITTQTTLFQHSLKGEYSPNKEGIRLNWNVSYTDLDRQKPDNHIVRVGITKDNPSLDQINTSGPVDGGFETDGGAGRWWNRTGEKNLGWNADLAVPLKLHLIPDLSNTFKTGYAGWYKDRFLYVFNTTTLSDVSDNPPLSRAFDNEHVTGITYSRFGDDFHRKAALHAGYVMLDQKIGKLRLVWGLRAEFYNLNKVNGVLDSLFVLINQGQGNKYQYDYSDLTNREKNMQFFPSANLTYGLTPKMNLRLAYSKSIIRPDLRELSFFKEYDFELGGTYEANDPIHSTTIHNYDFRYEWYPEPGDILSFSLFYKDLDYPMEIYNLGGNRQYTLRNNKSAKNKGIELELRKSFAFTGLPLIKHITLYSNFTALDASVVPMTVNFGALNKDNPLKITPIEVFGKTEHRPQAGASNYTYNGGFQYDDSGLSLNISYNYVSNRTYRLTDIYPQSLFERPINSLDGQLAFRILKKKAEVKFNVSNLLNASGIVYTNYYDGLQTPGGSFVDYPAPTTKQLLYDPKSDRLDYKASPGRTYSLAFTYNF, encoded by the coding sequence ATGATGAGATTAACCTTTATGGTGATCATATTCCTGCTCTCTTTAACCTGTACCTTACTCGCTTTCAGCGGTAATGCCCAGGATATGGACAAAGCCAATATTTCCGTTAATCTAAAAAAGGCCCGGCTCGGCGAAGTACTCGACGAACTGGAAAAACTATCCGGCTTTTCCTTTACCTATCCCACAAGAATGGCCAATATCAGCCCGGTCAGCATTCAGGTTAAAGATCAATCTTTAAAAGAAATATTACAAATACTGGCTCAGGCCAATAAGCTGAAGTTCACCCGGATCAACCAGATGATCTCTGTTAGCGAGGTATCGGCACCGGCAACGCCGGGAAAGATCAGTGGAAAGGTGCTCGACGAAAAAGGCGAACCTTTACCTGGCGCGACGATCAAGGTAACTGAAACGGGTACGGCAATCCAAAGCAACGTGGATGGCACCTATCAGTTCAGCATGCCCCCCGGCAGCTATACCATTGAAGTGAGCTATATTTCCTACCAGGCCAAACGCGTCACCGGCGTGCTGGTCACGGAAGGTAAATTGACCCAGCTGGATATCGCCATGCAGCCTGCCAAGAACTCATTGAACGAGGTAGTGGTTACTTCGGGCTATAAAAAAGCCTCGGTAGAAGGATTATATGCCCGCCAGAAAAACAATGCAGCCTTCACAGATGGGATCAGCGCCGAGCAGATCGGCCGTACTCCCGATAAAAATATTGGTGAAAGCTTAAAAAGAATTAGCGGGGTGAGCACCATCGATAACAAATACGTGGTGGTACGCGGCCTGGGCGAACGCTATAATGGGGCTATGCTCAACGGGCAGCTTATGCCGAGCACCGAACTCAACCGCAAGCAGTTCTCCTTTGACATCATCCCCTCCAGCCTGGTAGATAACGTCGTGGTCAGCAAGACCATCACCCCGGATATGAGCGCCGAATTCGGCGGCGGGTTGGTCGCGGTCAACACCAAAGCCATCCCCACCGAAAATTTCCTTTCGGTAACCGTAGGGGAAAGCGTAAACGACCATACGACCGGTAAAAGGTTTCGCTCACTTAAACTGGAAGGCCAGGAATACTGGGGCGGCCTTTCCGATCACCGCAAACTGTTCGGCACCTTCGACTGGAAAAATACCGGTGAGATCCTGGCACTCGGAAAGTTTGAGACAAGGAATAATGTCAACTACCTGAAAAACAATTCGGAATTCAATAATAACTGGGGATTGTCGGAATTTAACCCAGCGCCATCACCCAATTTTCAACTGGCATATGGGCACCTGTTTCCCAAAGCAGGTGAAGATGGCAAGATCGGTATCATCGCTTCGGCCAGTTACCGCAATACCTTGCAAACCCAGGACATCCAAATGAGCCGGGATGGTTTTGCCAATGACAGCACCGGAACGTTTACGGGAAAACGCTACGGTTTTACTACCAATATCGGCGCGCTTGCCGGTGTCGGCTATACCAATAGCCATACCAAGATCAGCTTGCAGAGCATGTACCTGCGCACGCTGGATCAGCAACTGATCCTGGGGCAGGGCGCTCACGGGGACAACGGCTACCAGGCGGCCTTATACGACATCACCACCCAGACCACGCTTTTTCAGCATTCCCTGAAAGGCGAATACAGCCCAAACAAGGAGGGCATCAGGCTCAACTGGAATGTCTCTTATACGGATCTTGACCGCCAGAAACCTGATAACCATATCGTCCGTGTCGGGATCACGAAAGATAACCCTTCGCTTGATCAGATCAACACTAGTGGCCCGGTTGACGGTGGTTTTGAAACCGACGGCGGTGCGGGTCGTTGGTGGAACCGCACCGGTGAAAAGAATTTGGGCTGGAATGCCGACCTTGCGGTGCCGTTGAAACTTCATCTGATACCTGACCTGAGCAATACTTTTAAAACAGGTTATGCCGGTTGGTATAAGGATCGTTTTTTATACGTGTTCAATACCACAACGCTGTCCGACGTAAGCGACAACCCGCCTTTATCCCGGGCTTTTGACAATGAACACGTAACCGGTATTACGTACAGCCGTTTTGGTGATGACTTTCACCGTAAGGCCGCTCTGCACGCCGGTTACGTTATGCTGGATCAAAAAATAGGAAAGCTGCGCCTCGTTTGGGGACTGCGGGCAGAGTTTTATAACCTGAACAAGGTGAACGGTGTACTGGATTCCCTTTTCGTACTGATTAACCAGGGGCAAGGCAACAAGTACCAATACGATTATTCGGATTTGACGAACCGGGAAAAGAATATGCAGTTTTTCCCCTCTGCCAACCTTACTTACGGCCTGACACCCAAAATGAACCTGCGCCTGGCCTATTCCAAAAGTATCATCCGGCCAGACCTGCGCGAACTTTCTTTTTTCAAGGAGTATGATTTTGAGCTTGGCGGTACTTACGAAGCCAATGATCCGATCCATTCTACTACGATCCATAATTATGATTTCCGGTACGAATGGTACCCGGAACCCGGCGATATCCTCTCTTTTTCCTTGTTCTACAAAGACCTGGATTACCCGATGGAGATCTACAACCTGGGCGGTAACCGGCAATATACCCTGCGTAACAACAAGTCGGCTAAAAACAAAGGTATTGAACTGGAATTGCGTAAATCCTTCGCGTTCACTGGCCTGCCGCTCATTAAACACATCACGCTATACAGCAATTTCACCGCGCTGGATGCCAGCGTTGTGCCGATGACGGTCAATTTCGGTGCCCTTAATAAGGATAATCCATTAAAGATAACGCCGATAGAGGTATTTGGAAAAACGGAACACAGGCCACAGGCAGGGGCCAGCAATTATACTTATAACGGCGGCTTTCAATATGACGATAGCGGGCTATCCCTCAATATCAGCTATAATTATGTATCCAACCGCACTTATCGCCTCACAGACATCTACCCGCAGTCTTTGTTCGAAAGGCCGATCAACTCCCTGGACGGGCAGCTGGCCTTCAGGATACTGAAGAAAAAGGCCGAGGTTAAATTCAATGTTTCCAACCTCCTAAACGCTTCGGGTATTGTCTATACCAACTACTACGACGGTTTGCAAACGCCCGGCGGGAGTTTTGTTGATTACCCGGCTCCAACTACCAAACAACTGTTATACGATCCCAAAAGCGACCGGCTGGATTACAAAGCGTCGCCGGGCCGGACGTATTCACTGGCATTTACTTATAATTTCTAA
- a CDS encoding S41 family peptidase codes for MIKKIISLCFILFQSGLVFCQQLSKADYLADLYYLKDTLPKRHINLFAKISKADFEHTIAAMAARLTDPDMESFTVELYKLPVAIGDEHTHIEPVFTKAAPIRFDKFSEGIFVTATDSADTDVLLYKLDGINGHPIGEVISRFKAIIQSGNSSFFDSRFLHLINNPVMLKGLQLTGSTDETSFDLTAPNGKTTRRVMKSVPGTDAGNLPLVAAQKQQRKGNYWDNYDARTGTLYFNYNNCQDNDAHPFAAFNNALFALIDQKKPKRLVIDLRDNSGGNSGVLTPFIDSVKRSYLNAKGKLFVLIGKQTFSSALMNAVDFKRNTNAILLGEATSGTVNHYGEVRGFRLPHTKIVIGYSTRYWENWKGHDGPLMPDVAIAYSVKNFGKGIDEALVYAEK; via the coding sequence ATGATAAAAAAAATAATTAGCCTCTGCTTTATCCTGTTTCAGAGCGGTCTGGTTTTTTGCCAGCAATTATCGAAAGCCGATTACCTGGCAGACCTGTACTATTTAAAAGATACCCTGCCCAAAAGGCATATCAACCTTTTTGCGAAGATCAGTAAAGCCGATTTTGAGCATACCATCGCTGCCATGGCAGCCCGGCTGACCGATCCCGATATGGAAAGCTTTACCGTTGAGCTTTATAAACTGCCGGTTGCCATTGGCGATGAGCACACCCATATTGAGCCTGTTTTTACCAAAGCGGCCCCCATCCGTTTTGACAAGTTCTCCGAGGGGATCTTTGTTACCGCCACAGATTCGGCTGATACGGATGTCCTGCTGTATAAGCTGGACGGCATAAACGGGCACCCGATCGGTGAGGTCATTAGCCGTTTTAAAGCGATCATTCAAAGCGGGAATTCATCATTTTTTGACTCACGCTTCCTGCACCTGATCAATAACCCGGTGATGTTGAAAGGCTTGCAGTTAACGGGCAGCACCGATGAAACTTCATTTGATTTAACTGCCCCAAACGGCAAAACGACCAGGCGCGTTATGAAGTCTGTGCCGGGTACAGATGCCGGCAATCTGCCGCTGGTGGCAGCGCAGAAACAACAAAGAAAGGGGAATTACTGGGATAATTATGATGCCCGGACAGGCACGCTTTATTTTAATTATAATAATTGCCAGGATAACGATGCGCATCCGTTCGCGGCGTTTAATAATGCACTCTTTGCTTTGATCGATCAAAAAAAGCCCAAACGGCTGGTGATCGACCTGAGGGATAATAGTGGTGGTAATTCGGGCGTGCTGACGCCGTTTATCGATAGTGTCAAACGAAGTTATTTAAATGCCAAAGGAAAATTGTTTGTCCTTATTGGCAAACAAACCTTTTCATCTGCTTTGATGAACGCGGTTGATTTTAAGCGGAACACCAATGCTATTTTATTAGGTGAAGCGACAAGCGGTACGGTAAACCATTATGGGGAGGTAAGGGGTTTCAGGTTGCCGCACACGAAAATCGTGATCGGTTATTCTACCCGGTATTGGGAAAACTGGAAGGGGCATGACGGCCCGCTGATGCCGGATGTGGCGATTGCTTATTCGGTGAAAAACTTTGGGAAAGGGATTGATGAGGCTTTGGTTTATGCGGAGAAATAG
- a CDS encoding RNA polymerase sigma factor, whose protein sequence is MKELPDKTLFALVQDHDERAFAVLLERYSARVYDLVYKRTRDDDDTKDILQDIFISFWNNRDKIRIEDSIYPYLHRSAKYAVIDLAVRNQRVSAYQSLLAKQDEPFIHPAENSLIAAELRQQYEQEVARMPGTMQQIFRLSRDQHLSAREIAAQLQLSEQTVRNNITLALKKLRLSLGSDQLIVLLPLSLYISSALAAH, encoded by the coding sequence GTGAAAGAGCTACCCGATAAAACCCTGTTCGCATTGGTTCAGGACCATGATGAACGCGCGTTCGCTGTCCTGCTGGAAAGGTACAGCGCCCGGGTGTATGACCTGGTCTACAAGCGTACCCGTGACGATGACGATACCAAAGATATTTTGCAGGACATTTTTATATCGTTCTGGAACAACCGGGATAAGATCAGAATCGAAGACTCTATTTATCCTTACCTTCACCGCTCGGCCAAGTATGCCGTCATTGACCTGGCTGTCAGAAACCAACGCGTCAGCGCTTATCAAAGCTTGTTAGCCAAACAGGACGAGCCATTTATTCATCCCGCTGAAAATTCGTTGATCGCCGCTGAACTCCGGCAGCAATACGAACAAGAAGTCGCCCGGATGCCCGGTACCATGCAGCAGATCTTCCGGCTCAGCCGTGACCAGCACCTCTCCGCCAGGGAGATCGCAGCGCAATTACAGCTCTCGGAACAAACCGTCAGAAATAACATTACGCTGGCCCTGAAAAAGCTGCGGCTTAGCCTCGGCTCCGACCAACTGATCGTTTTATTGCCGCTCAGCCTGTACATTTCTTCCGCCCTGGCCGCGCATTAG